A part of Salmo salar chromosome ssa18, Ssal_v3.1, whole genome shotgun sequence genomic DNA contains:
- the LOC106596057 gene encoding LOW QUALITY PROTEIN: NADH dehydrogenase [ubiquinone] 1 beta subcomplex subunit 8, mitochondrial (The sequence of the model RefSeq protein was modified relative to this genomic sequence to represent the inferred CDS: deleted 1 base in 1 codon), with amino-acid sequence MRISPFNVTATIEHGCRGVQKLGSSSFQRETARLLGAFSQVRAASGPSKGMLPGPYPKTPEERAAAAKKYNMRVEDYEPIPDNGEGYGDYPLLPDRSQHERDPWYSWDHPDLRRNWGEPIHWDFDMFIRNRVDTSPSPVDWHTMCKHLFGFVGFMLLMFYLGEKFPSYQPVAPKQYPYSDLHLERGEDPEKQPEEVKHFII; translated from the exons ATGCGTATTTCACCGTTCAATGTCACCGCAACAATTGAACATGGCTGCCGTGGGGTTCAGAAATTGGGCTCGAGCTCTTTCCAAAGGGAAACAGCCAGGCTTCTCGGCGCT TTCTCCCAAGTCAGAGCAG CCTCTGGACCTTCCAAGGGCATGCTGCCAGGGCCATACCCCAAGACGCCcgaggagagagcagctgcagCAAAGAAGTACAACATGAGGGTGGAGGATTATGAACCAATCCCGGATAATGGCGAGGG ATATGGAGACTACCCACTATTGCCAGACAGGTCCCAGCATGAGAGAGACCCCTGGTATTCCTGGGACCATCCAGACCTGAGGAGGAACTGGGGAGAGCCG ATCCACTGGGATTTTGACATGTTCATCAGGAATCGAGTGGACACGTCGCCCAGCCCTGTGGACTGGCACACCATGTGCAAACATCTGTTTGGTTTCGTTGGATTCATGCTGCTGATGTTCTACCTTGGGGAGAAGTTTCCATCTTACCAGCCTGTG GCACCGAAACAATATCCTTACAGCGACCTGcacctagagagaggagaggatcctGAGAAACAACCTGAAGAAGTCAAACATTTTATCATTTAA